The following are from one region of the Pseudomonadota bacterium genome:
- a CDS encoding integrase core domain-containing protein — NSDQRARALPHWLHRYNWHRPHASLGYQQPITRLGIDVNNLLAIHS, encoded by the coding sequence AACTCAGACCAACGGGCACGTGCACTCCCTCACTGGCTCCACCGCTACAACTGGCACCGCCCGCACGCCAGTCTCGGCTACCAACAACCCATCACCCGACTCGGTATCGATGTGAACAACCTACTGGCTATACACAGCTAG